Proteins from a genomic interval of Salmo salar chromosome ssa14, Ssal_v3.1, whole genome shotgun sequence:
- the LOC106569925 gene encoding secretagogin yields the protein MDNAFDNLDAVGFLQIWQHFDVDDNGYIEGKELDDFFRHMMKKLGMSDEITDDKIRSVKERFMSAYDTTADGRLQIQELATMMLPEEENFLLLFRRETPLDNSVEFMRIWRNYDADSSGYISAIELKGFLQDLFLQHKKTISPNKLEEYTDTLMKMFDKNNDGRLDLNDLARILALKENFLLKFDMNACSQEDRKRDFEKIFAHYDVSKTGALEGPEVDGFVKDMMELVTPTISGTDLDKFRKVLLGHCDMNGDGKIQKNELALCLGLKYSS from the exons ATGGACAATGCTTTTGACAACCTGGATGCTGTGGGCTTCCTACAAATTTGGCAACATTTCGATGTGGACG ATAATGGTTATATTGAAGGAAAGGAATTGGACGACTTTTTTCGACACATGATGAAAAAACTTGGGATGAGT GATGAAATAACAGATGACAAAATTAGAAGCGTGAAAGAAAGGTTCATGTCAGCTTATGACACCACAGCGGATGGTCGCCTGCAAATCCAAGAG TTGGCCACCATGATGCTACCGGAGGAGGAGAACTTCCTCCTACTGTTCCGCAGAGAGACACCATTGGACAACAGTGTGGAGTTCATGAGG ATCTGGAGAAACTATGATGCTGACAGCAGTGGATACATATCAGCTATAGAGCTCAAG GGTTTCCTGCAGGACCTGTTCCTCCAGCACAAGAAGACCATCTCCCCCAACAAACTGGAGGAGTACACCGACACCTTG ATGAAGATGTTTGACAAAAACAATGATGGCAGGCTGGATTTGAATGACCTAGCCAG AATCCTTGCGCTGAAAGAGAACTTCTTGCTGAAGTTTGACATGAAT GCTTGCAGTCAAGAAGACCGGAAGAGGGACTTTGAGAAGATATTTGCCCACTATGATGTT AGTAAGACGGGTGCTTTGGAGGGTCCGGAGGTGGATGGCTTTGTCAAAGACATGATGGAACTGGTCACG CCTACCATTAGTGGAACGGACCTGGACAAGTTCCGCAAGGTCCTGCTGGGCCACTGTGACATGAACGGGGATGGAAAGATCCAGAAGAATGAACTGGCCCTGTGCCTCGGCCTGAAATACTCCAGTTAA